Proteins co-encoded in one Pseudomonas fluorescens genomic window:
- a CDS encoding DNA repair protein, translated as MNTRYFLLGLGLLVASGASAEGMEERLRTQLRSTTQQLQTLQSQQAQASAAQLAAQNEAKAAQAQIKQLTAELAKAKGLAEQLAGQQQSLHSQAQAQVAASNEQTGKFKKAYDELLVMARAKEAERSKLQAQLTERDTQVQQCSVKNQQMYGVAKQILAAYENIDVAEVMKIRQPFAGSARVKFDELAQGFGDELYKTQFDAPQAAIAH; from the coding sequence ATGAACACTCGGTACTTTTTGCTCGGACTTGGATTGCTGGTCGCCAGCGGGGCCAGTGCCGAAGGCATGGAGGAGCGTCTGCGCACCCAGTTGCGCAGCACCACCCAGCAACTGCAAACCCTGCAAAGCCAGCAGGCCCAGGCCAGCGCCGCGCAACTGGCGGCGCAGAACGAAGCCAAGGCAGCCCAGGCGCAAATCAAGCAATTGACCGCCGAACTGGCCAAGGCCAAAGGCCTGGCCGAGCAGTTGGCCGGGCAGCAGCAAAGCCTGCACAGCCAGGCTCAGGCGCAGGTGGCGGCCAGCAACGAGCAGACCGGCAAATTCAAGAAAGCCTACGACGAGCTGTTGGTCATGGCCCGTGCCAAAGAGGCAGAACGGTCTAAGCTTCAAGCGCAATTGACTGAACGTGACACACAAGTGCAGCAATGTTCGGTCAAGAATCAGCAGATGTACGGCGTGGCCAAGCAGATTCTCGCCGCCTACGAAAACATCGATGTGGCCGAGGTGATGAAGATCCGCCAGCCCTTCGCCGGCAGCGCCCGGGTCAAGTTCGATGAATTGGCTCAGGGCTTCGGCGATGAACTGTACAAGACTCAATTCGATGCGCCGCAAGCTGCGATCGCGCACTGA
- a CDS encoding GNAT family N-acetyltransferase, whose translation MPEHNPAIHLERFSESHVEGVTALYNDPAVTRQVLQMPFQSAEIWRQRLMPENERMVKLVALHQGAVIGHLGLEAFSRIRRSHAGSVGMAVAVAWQGKGVGSTLLAAALEIADNWMNLHRVELSVYADNEAAIGLYRKFGFETEGLFRDYAVRDGQWVDTLSMARLRKR comes from the coding sequence ATGCCTGAGCACAACCCCGCCATTCACCTCGAACGCTTCAGCGAGTCCCACGTCGAAGGCGTCACCGCGCTTTACAACGACCCGGCCGTGACCCGGCAGGTGTTGCAGATGCCGTTTCAGTCTGCCGAGATCTGGCGCCAACGGCTGATGCCCGAAAACGAACGGATGGTGAAGCTGGTGGCGCTGCATCAAGGTGCGGTGATCGGGCATCTCGGGCTGGAGGCTTTTTCGCGGATTCGCCGCAGCCATGCCGGCAGTGTCGGCATGGCCGTCGCGGTGGCGTGGCAGGGCAAGGGTGTCGGTTCGACGTTGTTGGCGGCGGCGCTGGAGATTGCGGACAACTGGATGAACCTGCACCGGGTCGAGCTTTCGGTGTACGCCGACAACGAAGCGGCCATTGGTCTCTATCGCAAGTTCGGCTTCGAAACCGAAGGCCTGTTCCGCGATTATGCGGTGCGTGACGGGCAATGGGTCGACACCCTGAGCATGGCGCGGTTGCGCAAGCGCTGA
- a CDS encoding energy transducer TonB family protein, with the protein MTAQMPIEPLPVKKSPLRYVKWGAGLLLGAIAAFLLWQWANDMSGIRREAPKVPTIIPLPPPPPPPPEKPPEPETPVEEKVVEPEPTPEPQEVKPEEEAPPSPADDLANPMQIDGDAQSGSDAFNIGAGKGGGMAGSGGGRLGNGTYSQFLAFTFQKLLRENPDLRNLAFSLQADVWLSSVGEITRVELVKSSGNPEIDTQVLAALRNAPALSERPPASITLPVRMSLQGRRPG; encoded by the coding sequence ATGACCGCACAGATGCCAATCGAGCCTTTGCCGGTGAAGAAGTCGCCACTGCGTTACGTGAAGTGGGGCGCCGGACTGCTGCTGGGCGCCATTGCGGCATTCCTGTTGTGGCAGTGGGCCAATGACATGAGCGGCATCCGCCGGGAAGCGCCGAAGGTGCCGACGATCATTCCGTTGCCGCCACCACCACCTCCGCCGCCGGAAAAACCGCCGGAACCGGAAACCCCGGTGGAAGAAAAAGTCGTCGAGCCGGAGCCGACACCCGAGCCACAGGAAGTGAAACCCGAGGAAGAAGCGCCGCCATCGCCGGCGGACGACCTGGCCAACCCGATGCAGATTGACGGCGACGCCCAGAGCGGCAGCGACGCCTTCAACATCGGCGCGGGCAAGGGCGGCGGCATGGCCGGGTCCGGCGGTGGGCGACTGGGCAACGGCACGTACAGCCAGTTCCTCGCGTTCACCTTCCAGAAGCTGCTGCGCGAGAACCCCGACCTGCGCAACCTCGCGTTTTCGCTGCAGGCCGATGTGTGGCTGAGCAGCGTCGGCGAGATCACCCGGGTCGAGCTGGTCAAGTCCAGCGGCAATCCCGAAATCGATACGCAAGTGCTCGCCGCGCTGCGCAATGCGCCTGCTTTAAGCGAACGGCCACCGGCCTCCATCACCTTGCCTGTGCGCATGTCCCTGCAAGGGCGGCGTCCGGGTTAA
- a CDS encoding DUF934 domain-containing protein, with protein sequence MNNLLRMEECGARIVLDDPWTLIRSPEIESGAGMLILPLAHWLESPSRHAVWLGPDDGVESLLPWLASLPLIALDFPSFRDGRAYSQAYLLRSRFGWKGELRAIGDVLRDQLSHMRQCGFDSFAVREDKSAEDALKGLAGMSVLYGRSVIEPRPLFRRR encoded by the coding sequence ATGAACAATCTGCTGCGGATGGAGGAGTGCGGGGCGCGGATTGTGCTGGATGATCCGTGGACGCTGATCCGCTCGCCTGAAATAGAGTCCGGCGCCGGAATGTTGATTCTGCCGCTGGCCCACTGGCTCGAATCCCCCTCGCGCCATGCGGTCTGGCTGGGCCCGGACGACGGCGTTGAAAGCCTGTTGCCGTGGCTGGCATCGCTGCCGCTGATCGCCCTCGACTTCCCGAGCTTTCGCGACGGCCGCGCTTACAGCCAGGCCTACCTGTTGCGCAGTCGTTTCGGCTGGAAAGGCGAGTTGCGGGCCATTGGCGATGTGCTGCGTGATCAGTTGAGCCACATGCGCCAGTGCGGTTTTGACAGCTTTGCGGTGCGCGAGGACAAATCCGCCGAGGATGCGCTCAAGGGACTGGCGGGAATGAGCGTGTTGTACGGGCGCTCGGTGATCGAGCCGCGGCCGTTGTTTCGGCGCAGGTGA
- a CDS encoding ExbD/TolR family protein, translated as MASVNASHDDDEDAAVDSINITPLVDVLMVVLVMFILTATAQVSGIQINLPKASAAVSLSEAKTKAISVNDGGQVFLDSYPVTLPELEERLRIEKAQNPDFPVIVRGDATVQYQKVIEVLDLLRRLELSQVGLVTGKPTQG; from the coding sequence ATGGCGTCCGTAAATGCCTCCCACGACGATGACGAAGATGCCGCAGTGGACAGCATCAACATCACGCCACTGGTGGACGTGCTGATGGTGGTGCTGGTGATGTTCATCCTCACCGCCACCGCGCAGGTCTCCGGGATCCAGATCAACCTGCCCAAGGCCAGCGCCGCCGTGTCGCTGTCCGAGGCCAAGACCAAGGCGATTTCGGTCAACGACGGCGGCCAGGTGTTCCTCGACTCCTACCCGGTGACGTTGCCTGAACTGGAAGAGCGCCTGCGCATCGAGAAGGCGCAGAACCCGGACTTCCCGGTGATCGTGCGCGGCGACGCCACGGTGCAGTACCAGAAGGTTATCGAAGTGCTGGATCTGTTGCGCCGGCTCGAACTGTCCCAGGTCGGTCTCGTCACCGGCAAACCGACGCAGGGCTGA
- a CDS encoding LysR family transcriptional regulator, which yields MSFTEPAARQSSADFRWPQDKEEPWLAQAATLDGDVAQYFLVSARCGCFMQAARSLNVRSTLLRKQLAQLEQQLQCALFSFQGSALTLTREGQQLQAQLIALAHERKLPVIEQPLIRLAVAESILHDILGRDLIALLRRNASVRLEIIALDSELALHAVSADIVLWLAHGDNPHPGPTFATSEPQRLAQLEYQPHIAKRYSRVTARPESPDDLADFMLVQWQHDRQIDSFRPWNELVEQRLAGVVQMQSYELMLEMIRCSACIGLLPMYMSRFDRGLVALPGLFGEAMRLQAWLAVNSESQNVGEVQTLVELIQRTFNERQEWFE from the coding sequence ATGTCATTCACCGAACCCGCAGCACGACAGAGCAGCGCCGATTTCCGCTGGCCACAGGACAAGGAAGAACCCTGGCTGGCGCAAGCCGCGACCCTCGACGGCGACGTCGCGCAATACTTTCTGGTCAGCGCCCGTTGCGGCTGCTTCATGCAAGCCGCCCGCAGCCTCAACGTGCGCTCGACCTTGCTGCGCAAACAACTGGCGCAGCTCGAACAGCAACTGCAATGCGCGCTGTTCAGCTTTCAGGGCAGTGCCTTGACGCTGACCCGCGAAGGCCAGCAATTGCAGGCGCAACTGATCGCCCTGGCTCACGAGCGCAAACTTCCGGTGATCGAGCAACCCCTGATAAGACTGGCCGTCGCCGAATCGATCCTGCACGACATCCTCGGCCGCGACCTCATCGCACTGTTGCGCCGCAACGCCAGCGTGCGCCTGGAAATCATCGCCCTCGACAGCGAACTGGCCCTGCATGCGGTCAGCGCCGACATCGTGCTCTGGCTCGCCCACGGCGACAACCCGCATCCGGGCCCGACCTTCGCCACCAGCGAACCGCAACGCCTCGCGCAACTGGAATACCAGCCGCACATCGCCAAACGCTATTCCCGTGTCACTGCACGGCCAGAAAGTCCGGATGACCTCGCCGATTTCATGCTGGTGCAATGGCAGCATGACCGGCAGATCGACAGCTTCCGGCCGTGGAATGAGCTGGTCGAACAGCGGTTGGCCGGGGTGGTGCAGATGCAGTCTTACGAGCTGATGCTGGAGATGATTCGTTGCAGCGCGTGCATCGGGTTGCTGCCGATGTACATGAGCCGGTTTGATCGCGGGCTGGTGGCGTTGCCGGGGTTGTTTGGGGAGGCGATGCGGTTGCAGGCGTGGTTGGCGGTGAACAGTGAGTCGCAGAATGTCGGGGAGGTGCAGACCTTGGTGGAGTTGATTCAACGCACTTTCAATGAGCGGCAGGAGTGGTTCGAGTAA
- a CDS encoding nitrite/sulfite reductase, protein MYQYDDYDRALVFERVAQFRDQVERFMAGELSEEEFLPLRLQNGLYMQKHAYMLRVAIPYGTLSAEQMRTLASIASDYDRGYGHFTTRQNMQFNWIELHEVPDILERLAQVNMHAIQTSGNCVRNITTEAFAGVAADEMIDPRPLAEILRQWSTINPEFLFLPRKFKIAICSAKQDRAAIMMHDIGLYLYPGHDGQMLLRVIVGGGLGRTPILGLQIRDGLPWQHLLSYVEAVLRVYNRHGRRDNKYKARIKILVKALGIEAFAKEVEEEWQHLKDGPAQLTEDEYLRVASAFVPPNYRTLAGTDLDFGTHLADNPAFARWVARNVQPHKMPGYTSVVLSTKPGLASPPGDVTGLQMLAVADWSERFGFGEIRIAHEQNIVLPDVPKSELFALWQLAKEQGLGAANVGLLTDIIACPGGDFCALANAKSIPIAQAIQARFDNLDYLHDLGDISLNISGCMNACGHHHIGNIGILGVDKNGSEWYQITLGGAQGKNSALGKVIGPSFSADEVPQVIERIIGTFVRYREAEELFVDTVARIGLEPFKERVYPKALEVSA, encoded by the coding sequence ATGTATCAATACGATGATTACGACCGGGCGCTGGTGTTCGAGCGCGTTGCGCAGTTTCGCGATCAGGTCGAGCGCTTCATGGCCGGGGAGTTGAGCGAAGAAGAATTTCTGCCGCTGCGCCTGCAAAACGGCCTGTATATGCAAAAACACGCCTACATGCTGCGGGTGGCGATTCCCTACGGCACCCTGAGTGCCGAACAAATGCGCACCCTGGCGAGCATTGCCAGTGACTACGATCGTGGCTATGGCCACTTCACCACCCGGCAGAACATGCAGTTCAACTGGATCGAACTGCACGAAGTGCCGGACATTCTCGAACGTCTGGCGCAGGTCAACATGCATGCGATCCAGACCTCGGGCAACTGTGTGCGCAACATCACCACCGAAGCCTTCGCCGGAGTGGCGGCAGACGAGATGATCGACCCGCGTCCGCTGGCCGAGATCCTGCGGCAATGGTCGACGATCAACCCGGAATTCCTGTTCCTGCCGCGCAAGTTCAAGATCGCCATCTGCTCGGCGAAGCAGGATCGCGCGGCGATCATGATGCATGACATCGGCCTGTACCTTTACCCCGGTCATGACGGGCAGATGTTGCTGCGAGTGATTGTCGGCGGGGGGCTGGGGCGTACGCCGATCCTCGGTCTGCAGATCCGCGACGGCCTGCCTTGGCAGCACTTGCTGTCCTACGTCGAGGCGGTGTTGCGGGTCTACAACCGCCACGGCCGGCGCGACAACAAGTACAAGGCGCGGATCAAGATTCTGGTCAAGGCGCTGGGAATTGAAGCGTTTGCCAAAGAAGTCGAAGAAGAATGGCAACACCTCAAGGACGGCCCGGCGCAACTGACCGAGGATGAATACCTGCGGGTTGCCAGTGCTTTTGTGCCGCCGAACTATCGCACGCTGGCGGGTACCGATCTGGATTTCGGCACGCACCTGGCCGACAACCCGGCGTTCGCCCGCTGGGTCGCGCGCAACGTGCAACCGCATAAAATGCCGGGCTACACCAGCGTGGTGCTGTCGACCAAACCGGGCCTGGCTTCACCGCCGGGGGATGTGACCGGTTTGCAGATGCTGGCGGTGGCCGACTGGTCCGAGCGTTTCGGTTTCGGCGAGATTCGCATCGCCCACGAGCAGAACATCGTACTGCCGGATGTGCCCAAGTCCGAGCTGTTCGCGCTGTGGCAACTGGCGAAAGAGCAGGGCCTGGGCGCCGCCAACGTCGGCCTGTTGACCGACATCATTGCCTGCCCCGGCGGCGATTTCTGTGCGCTGGCCAATGCCAAGTCGATCCCGATTGCCCAGGCGATTCAGGCGCGTTTCGACAACCTCGATTACCTGCATGATCTGGGCGACATCAGCCTGAACATCTCCGGCTGCATGAACGCCTGCGGCCATCATCACATCGGCAACATCGGGATCCTGGGCGTCGATAAAAACGGCAGCGAGTGGTACCAGATCACCCTCGGCGGCGCCCAGGGCAAAAACAGTGCACTGGGCAAAGTCATCGGCCCGTCGTTCAGCGCCGACGAGGTGCCACAGGTGATCGAGCGGATCATTGGCACTTTCGTGCGTTATCGCGAGGCGGAAGAGCTGTTCGTCGATACCGTGGCGCGCATCGGGCTGGAGCCATTCAAGGAGCGGGTTTACCCGAAAGCCCTGGAGGTATCGGCATGA
- a CDS encoding putative porin, which yields MISNVNRLSLAVGMVIATLVGQAAAAPAPSENATINLIRLLVEQGILKQDKADALIAQAQNEAAQAKQAAASTAVAAGPVAAPGDVRVQYVPAAVRDQIRDQVKAEVMATAKQENWAAPNTFPDWASRISFDGDIRLRDESRYYSGSNSNEIVDFARLNNNGPYDVNPNSSTALPPLLNTREDRTNLFRLRARLGMKADISPQWTAGIRIGTGSDNNPVSTTQNLGGGFAKKDIWLDQGYLTWKPSDELTLTGGRFANPFMSTDMLYSNDLNFDGVAAIFDHKLSRDWGVFGTVGAFPVDYTNDTTTSNGFDKEESDNKWLYGAQVGAKWAINSNNRLKGALAYYRFQDIQGERSSPCEPWAGAPGCDSDGTRAAFMQKGNSVFLLRDITPNPLNPTTTPQPQFVGLASEFNLLDLNLVWDADLPEDFKLRSQGNYIHNLGYDEGDMRKRSAGQLVNNLDSNGNIESGANAWMVQFTLGNALDLKKQGDWNLFAGYKYIQPDALPDGFNDSSFHLGGTNAKGYILGGNYGLAKNVYATGRWMSTEAVYGAPFDIDVLQLEINTRF from the coding sequence ATGATTTCCAACGTGAATCGATTGTCCCTGGCGGTCGGCATGGTCATCGCGACCCTGGTCGGTCAGGCCGCGGCAGCGCCAGCGCCCTCGGAGAACGCCACGATCAATCTGATCCGCTTGCTGGTCGAGCAGGGCATTCTGAAACAGGACAAGGCCGACGCACTGATCGCCCAGGCCCAGAACGAAGCGGCCCAGGCCAAGCAGGCCGCGGCGTCCACCGCTGTGGCCGCCGGGCCGGTCGCCGCACCGGGCGATGTGCGGGTGCAATACGTGCCGGCTGCGGTGCGCGATCAGATCCGTGATCAGGTCAAGGCTGAAGTCATGGCGACCGCCAAGCAGGAAAACTGGGCCGCGCCCAACACCTTCCCGGACTGGGCGTCGCGCATCAGCTTCGACGGCGACATTCGCCTGCGTGACGAATCGCGCTACTACTCGGGCAGCAACAGCAACGAAATCGTCGACTTCGCCAGGCTCAACAACAACGGCCCGTACGACGTGAACCCCAACAGCAGCACCGCGTTGCCGCCGTTGCTCAACACCCGTGAAGACCGCACCAACCTGTTTCGCCTGCGCGCGCGGCTGGGCATGAAAGCGGACATTTCGCCGCAATGGACCGCCGGCATCCGCATCGGCACCGGCTCGGACAACAACCCGGTGTCGACCACCCAAAACCTCGGCGGCGGTTTTGCCAAGAAAGACATCTGGCTCGATCAGGGTTACCTGACCTGGAAACCGTCGGATGAACTGACCCTGACCGGTGGCCGCTTCGCCAACCCGTTCATGTCTACCGACATGCTGTATTCCAACGACCTGAACTTCGATGGCGTGGCGGCGATTTTCGACCACAAGCTGAGCCGCGACTGGGGTGTGTTCGGTACCGTCGGCGCGTTCCCGGTGGATTACACCAACGACACCACCACCAGCAACGGCTTCGACAAGGAAGAAAGCGACAACAAATGGCTGTACGGCGCACAGGTCGGCGCCAAGTGGGCGATCAACAGCAACAACCGCTTGAAAGGCGCATTGGCCTATTACCGCTTCCAGGACATCCAGGGTGAGCGCTCCAGCCCCTGCGAACCCTGGGCCGGCGCACCGGGTTGCGACAGCGACGGCACGCGTGCGGCGTTCATGCAGAAGGGCAACAGTGTGTTCCTGCTGCGCGACATCACGCCGAACCCGCTTAACCCGACGACCACGCCGCAGCCGCAATTCGTTGGCCTCGCTTCCGAGTTCAACCTGCTGGACCTGAACCTGGTCTGGGATGCCGACCTGCCGGAAGACTTCAAACTGCGCAGCCAGGGCAACTACATCCACAACCTCGGCTACGACGAAGGCGATATGCGCAAGCGGTCGGCCGGGCAACTGGTCAACAACCTCGACAGCAACGGCAACATCGAAAGCGGTGCCAATGCGTGGATGGTGCAGTTCACCCTCGGCAATGCGCTGGACCTGAAGAAGCAGGGCGACTGGAACCTGTTCGCCGGCTACAAGTACATCCAGCCTGACGCCTTGCCGGACGGCTTCAACGACTCGTCGTTCCACCTCGGCGGCACTAACGCCAAAGGCTACATACTCGGTGGCAACTACGGTCTGGCGAAGAACGTCTACGCCACCGGTCGCTGGATGAGCACCGAAGCGGTGTATGGCGCGCCGTTCGACATCGACGTCTTGCAGCTCGAGATCAACACGCGCTTCTAA
- a CDS encoding YbjN domain-containing protein: MTQLISHVSPQSLTEVLQAAGYRVNQTEQNGIVQLLSASQGIGYAVRFGNPAVAEQGSYVDFTFSCALRVQGELPAGVAEQWNATRRFARLSLQGEFLVMEMDVVLAAGVSSDYLRGNLELWDRLLQEFIVYLRDFTQNAAAAQAPKVEQEEVAL, from the coding sequence ATGACTCAATTGATCTCCCATGTCTCCCCGCAATCCCTGACCGAAGTGCTCCAAGCCGCCGGTTACCGCGTCAACCAGACCGAACAGAACGGCATCGTCCAGTTGCTCAGCGCCAGTCAGGGCATCGGTTACGCCGTGCGTTTCGGCAACCCGGCGGTGGCGGAGCAGGGCAGCTATGTCGACTTCACCTTCAGCTGCGCCTTGCGCGTACAGGGTGAGTTGCCGGCCGGTGTGGCCGAGCAGTGGAACGCAACCCGCCGGTTTGCCCGGTTGTCGTTGCAGGGCGAGTTTCTGGTGATGGAAATGGACGTGGTGTTGGCCGCGGGCGTGAGCAGCGATTACCTGCGCGGCAACCTGGAATTGTGGGATCGCCTGCTTCAGGAATTCATCGTGTACCTGCGTGATTTCACCCAGAACGCTGCTGCCGCCCAGGCTCCAAAGGTTGAGCAAGAGGAAGTCGCGCTGTGA
- a CDS encoding peptidylprolyl isomerase, with product MVISAAAVALLVAAVALVVRPGNDPVAAQQPAPVITANSGPAVARLGNQQVSPEELQALLAAVPPQTREQLRGNREALERWIRSRLAEKAVLEQADAQGWAQRPDVLRQTRAATEQIVFRDYLQSVSKVPADYPSAAELQQAYDAGKANWQTPALYRVSQIFLGVNEPQNLEAVRKQATELSKKAQATPADFAALAKEFSQDRLTAERGGDTGLQPLQQLVPEVRGAVARLKVGAVSDPVQSSAGFHVIKLTEQQPARTATLDELRDQLTLALRAQRQEQIAQAYLDGMLNTATLSIDGAELNKVLEEKL from the coding sequence ATGGTAATCAGCGCCGCTGCGGTGGCGCTGTTGGTGGCGGCCGTGGCGCTGGTGGTGCGGCCGGGCAATGACCCGGTCGCCGCCCAGCAACCGGCGCCGGTCATTACGGCGAACAGTGGGCCTGCGGTGGCGCGGTTGGGCAATCAGCAGGTGTCGCCGGAGGAATTGCAGGCGCTGCTGGCCGCCGTACCGCCACAGACCCGCGAGCAACTGCGCGGTAATCGTGAGGCGCTGGAGCGCTGGATTCGTTCACGCCTGGCCGAAAAAGCCGTGCTCGAACAGGCCGATGCCCAAGGCTGGGCGCAGCGTCCGGACGTGCTTCGGCAGACCCGCGCCGCCACCGAACAGATCGTGTTTCGCGACTATTTGCAGTCGGTGAGCAAAGTGCCGGCGGACTATCCGAGCGCCGCCGAGTTGCAGCAGGCGTATGACGCGGGCAAGGCCAACTGGCAGACGCCGGCGCTGTATCGGGTCAGCCAGATCTTCCTTGGGGTGAATGAGCCGCAGAACCTTGAGGCCGTGCGCAAGCAGGCAACGGAGTTGAGCAAGAAAGCCCAGGCAACCCCGGCGGACTTTGCAGCACTGGCCAAGGAGTTTTCTCAGGATCGCCTGACTGCCGAACGCGGGGGCGATACTGGCCTTCAACCGTTGCAGCAACTGGTGCCGGAAGTGCGTGGTGCGGTGGCGCGACTCAAGGTTGGCGCGGTCTCCGATCCCGTTCAAAGCAGCGCCGGTTTCCACGTGATCAAACTCACCGAACAACAACCGGCCCGCACCGCGACCCTCGACGAGTTGCGCGATCAACTGACCCTGGCCTTGCGGGCACAGCGTCAGGAACAGATCGCCCAGGCCTATCTGGACGGCATGCTCAACACCGCGACGCTGAGCATTGACGGGGCCGAGCTCAATAAGGTGCTGGAGGAAAAACTGTAA
- a CDS encoding cbb3-type cytochrome c oxidase subunit 3: MFDIVLNVLGVLFLWLSVEYCLRHETAESLDDASLTPFADDPEVARRVELATGKTVKAVAPEVAQPGWVNLEM, translated from the coding sequence ATGTTCGATATTGTCTTGAATGTATTGGGCGTGCTGTTTCTGTGGCTGTCAGTGGAGTACTGCCTGCGCCACGAAACGGCTGAAAGCCTGGATGATGCGAGTCTCACGCCGTTTGCCGATGATCCGGAGGTGGCGCGGCGGGTTGAGTTGGCCACTGGCAAGACTGTGAAGGCAGTGGCGCCGGAGGTGGCGCAGCCGGGGTGGGTCAATCTTGAGATGTGA
- the ccoN gene encoding cytochrome-c oxidase, cbb3-type subunit I, with amino-acid sequence MSTATIGQAYNYKVVRQFVIATVFWGVVGMAMGVWIASQLVWPDMNLDLPWTTFGRLRPLHTSLVIFGFAGSAQFAASYYAVQRTCQVRLYSDKLAAFTFWGWQSVIVIMLVTLPMGYTTTKEYAEIEFSGAVWMAVVWVAYAIVFFTTVVQRKTKHIYVGNWFFGAFILVIAMLHVVNHLSIPVDWFKSYPVYSGATDAMVQWWYGHNAVGFFLTTGFLGMMYYFVPKQVNRPVYSYRLSIVHFWALITLYIWAGPHHLHYTALPDWAQSLGMAMSLILLAPSWGGMINGMMTLSGAWHQLRTDPILRFLVLSLAFYGMSTFEGPMMAIKTVNALSHYTDWTIGHVHAGALGWVAMITFGATYHMVPKVFGRERMHSTPLINLHFWLATIGTVLYIASMWVNGITQGLMWRAINEDGTLTYSFVEALQASHPGFVVRFAGGVFFLTGMLLMAYNVWRTVRVADVAIAHREAQIA; translated from the coding sequence ATGAGCACAGCAACAATCGGACAGGCTTATAACTACAAGGTCGTCCGCCAATTCGTCATCGCGACTGTTTTCTGGGGTGTCGTGGGCATGGCGATGGGGGTATGGATCGCCTCGCAACTGGTATGGCCGGACATGAATCTGGACTTGCCGTGGACCACCTTCGGCCGCTTGCGACCGTTGCACACCAGCCTGGTGATTTTTGGTTTCGCCGGCAGTGCGCAATTCGCGGCCAGTTACTACGCGGTACAGCGTACCTGCCAGGTGCGGCTGTACTCGGACAAACTCGCCGCGTTCACCTTCTGGGGCTGGCAATCGGTGATCGTGATCATGCTGGTCACCCTGCCGATGGGCTACACCACCACCAAGGAATACGCCGAGATCGAGTTTTCCGGCGCAGTGTGGATGGCGGTGGTCTGGGTTGCATACGCCATCGTGTTCTTCACCACGGTGGTGCAACGCAAGACCAAACACATCTACGTCGGCAACTGGTTCTTCGGTGCGTTCATCCTGGTGATTGCCATGCTGCACGTGGTCAATCACCTGTCGATTCCGGTGGACTGGTTCAAGTCCTATCCGGTGTATTCCGGCGCCACCGACGCCATGGTGCAATGGTGGTACGGGCACAACGCGGTGGGTTTCTTCCTGACCACCGGGTTCCTCGGGATGATGTATTACTTCGTGCCCAAGCAAGTGAATCGGCCGGTGTACTCGTACCGGTTGTCGATCGTGCACTTCTGGGCGCTGATCACCCTGTACATCTGGGCCGGCCCGCACCATTTGCACTACACCGCGCTGCCGGACTGGGCGCAGTCGCTGGGCATGGCGATGTCGCTGATCCTGCTGGCCCCGAGCTGGGGCGGGATGATCAACGGGATGATGACCCTCTCGGGCGCCTGGCATCAGTTGCGCACTGACCCGATCCTGCGCTTCCTCGTCCTGTCGCTGGCGTTCTACGGCATGTCGACCTTCGAAGGTCCGATGATGGCGATCAAGACGGTCAACGCCCTCTCCCACTACACCGACTGGACCATCGGCCACGTGCATGCCGGTGCGTTGGGCTGGGTGGCGATGATCACCTTCGGCGCCACCTATCACATGGTGCCCAAAGTCTTTGGCCGCGAGCGCATGCACAGCACGCCGCTGATCAACCTGCACTTCTGGCTGGCGACCATTGGCACGGTGTTGTACATCGCGTCGATGTGGGTCAACGGGATTACCCAGGGCCTGATGTGGCGGGCGATCAACGAGGACGGCACGTTGACCTACTCGTTCGTTGAAGCGCTGCAGGCCAGCCATCCGGGGTTTGTCGTACGGTTTGCCGGCGGGGTGTTCTTCCTGACGGGCATGTTGCTGATGGCCTACAACGTATGGCGCACGGTGCGGGTGGCGGATGTTGCGATTGCCCACCGTGAAGCGCAGATCGCCTGA